One Elusimicrobiales bacterium genomic region harbors:
- the xseA gene encoding exodeoxyribonuclease VII large subunit: MSGFFPEEKVFTVTEISGVIKDMLEGAIGTVTVEGEISNLKTAASGHVYFDLKDGGAVLSAVFFKGWARNGGAELAEGLQVEAFGQISAYGRQSRYQLIVRRASPKTQGKLCLEFEKLKKKLAAEGLFDEFRKRPIPKFPSCIGIVTSEHGAALRDMLSILARRGAGLSVIIAPSLVQGPGAGKDIARAIADLNQLVPLPDVLLVGRGGGSMEDLWAFNEEIVARAIAASKIPVISCVGHETDFTIADFTADLRAPTPSAAAELVVKNRQDVLAHVSQLERRLGQSLRLFYSGISARYGRAARLPDLITAFWRERSQETDRLAEKLHSAMRAAADGASRRLELAAGKLSTLAPKSVLSRGYAIVRKSGAILTDAAQSSAGDRVEVELRKGKLDCEVKTAI; this comes from the coding sequence ATGAGCGGATTTTTCCCGGAAGAAAAAGTTTTCACCGTAACCGAAATCAGCGGCGTCATAAAAGACATGCTGGAGGGCGCCATCGGCACGGTAACGGTGGAGGGCGAGATTTCCAACCTCAAAACCGCCGCGTCGGGCCATGTCTATTTTGACCTAAAGGACGGCGGCGCGGTCCTGTCGGCGGTATTTTTCAAAGGCTGGGCCAGAAACGGCGGGGCCGAACTTGCCGAGGGGTTGCAGGTTGAGGCTTTCGGCCAGATAAGCGCGTACGGGCGCCAGAGCAGATACCAGCTTATAGTGCGTCGCGCCAGCCCGAAAACGCAGGGCAAACTGTGCCTTGAATTTGAAAAGCTCAAAAAAAAGCTGGCCGCCGAGGGGCTTTTCGACGAATTCAGAAAACGCCCCATTCCGAAATTCCCCTCGTGCATCGGCATTGTAACATCCGAGCATGGCGCAGCCCTGCGCGATATGCTTTCAATACTGGCGCGGCGCGGGGCGGGGCTGTCGGTCATAATAGCCCCGTCGTTGGTGCAGGGCCCAGGCGCGGGGAAAGACATCGCCCGCGCCATTGCGGACCTGAACCAACTGGTCCCGCTTCCAGACGTGCTGCTGGTCGGAAGGGGCGGCGGCTCCATGGAAGATTTATGGGCGTTTAACGAGGAAATAGTGGCCCGCGCCATCGCCGCGTCCAAAATTCCGGTAATTTCCTGCGTCGGGCATGAAACCGATTTCACCATAGCCGATTTCACGGCGGATTTGCGCGCGCCCACGCCCTCCGCCGCCGCCGAGCTGGTGGTAAAAAACCGGCAGGACGTTCTGGCCCATGTTTCGCAGCTGGAGCGGCGGCTGGGCCAGAGCCTGCGCCTGTTTTATTCCGGCATAAGCGCAAGGTATGGCCGCGCCGCAAGACTGCCCGATTTGATAACCGCGTTCTGGCGAGAGCGCTCTCAGGAAACCGACCGGCTGGCGGAAAAACTGCATTCCGCCATGCGCGCTGCAGCCGACGGCGCAAGCCGCAGGCTGGAACTGGCGGCAGGCAAGCTCTCAACGCTTGCGCCGAAGTCGGTCTTATCGCGCGGCTACGCGATAGTGAGAAAATCCGGCGCAATACTCACCGACGCGGCCCAATCGTCTGCGGGCGACCGCGTGGAAGTGGAATTGCGCAAAGGCAAATTAGATTGCGAGGTTAAGACTGCGATATGA
- a CDS encoding replication-associated recombination protein A, whose translation MEQGIPLAARLAPRSLDEFSGQEHILGPGKMLRRLTEADRVRSAVFFGPPGVGKTALARLIAARTESEVREINAAAAGTAELKEILAGARASSEGLLPKKRILVILDEIHHFNRAQQDILLPSVERGEITLIGLTTENPFFYINNALVSRFSIFEFKPLGKDDLLAILERAARDKERGLGEFHLKIEPDAAEFLAAQSGGDARKLLNALELAALTTPYGKGGKRAITLAVAEESIQKRAVRYDRSSDEHYDHISAFIKSMRGSDPDAAVYWLAKMLAAGEDPRFIARRILICASEDVGNADPLAFLLAQAAFNAAEVLGMPEARIPLSQAAVYTACAQKSNAAYLAVDAALAEVKTGPAREVPLHLRDASLDGEARGHGKGYLYPHNFPGHHVKQEYMPNHKIFYNPSGEGREAAIAERLKKLRK comes from the coding sequence GCTTGCGCCGCGCTCGCTGGACGAGTTTTCCGGGCAGGAGCATATACTGGGCCCCGGCAAAATGCTGCGCCGGCTGACGGAGGCCGACAGGGTGCGCTCCGCCGTTTTTTTCGGCCCGCCGGGCGTGGGCAAAACCGCGCTGGCCCGGCTGATAGCCGCCAGAACCGAATCCGAAGTCCGCGAAATAAACGCCGCCGCCGCCGGCACGGCGGAACTGAAAGAAATCCTAGCCGGGGCGCGCGCCTCCTCCGAAGGGCTGCTGCCGAAAAAGCGAATTCTTGTCATACTGGACGAAATCCATCATTTCAACCGCGCGCAGCAGGATATTTTGCTGCCGTCTGTGGAGCGCGGAGAAATCACGCTTATCGGCCTTACCACCGAAAACCCGTTTTTCTATATCAATAACGCGCTTGTGTCGCGTTTTTCAATCTTTGAGTTCAAGCCGCTGGGGAAGGATGATTTGCTTGCCATACTGGAGCGCGCCGCGCGGGACAAGGAGCGCGGGCTGGGGGAGTTCCACCTTAAAATAGAGCCGGACGCGGCGGAGTTTCTGGCCGCCCAGTCCGGCGGCGACGCGCGCAAGCTGCTCAACGCGCTGGAGCTTGCCGCGCTGACCACCCCTTACGGCAAGGGGGGAAAGCGCGCCATCACGCTTGCCGTCGCCGAGGAATCCATTCAGAAGCGGGCCGTGCGCTACGACCGCTCGTCCGACGAGCATTACGACCATATTTCGGCCTTCATAAAATCCATGCGCGGCTCTGACCCGGACGCGGCGGTTTACTGGCTGGCGAAAATGCTCGCCGCCGGAGAGGACCCGCGCTTTATCGCCCGGCGCATTTTAATCTGCGCCAGCGAGGATGTGGGCAACGCCGACCCGCTGGCTTTTCTGCTGGCGCAGGCCGCCTTCAACGCCGCCGAAGTATTGGGAATGCCGGAGGCGCGCATCCCGCTTTCCCAGGCGGCTGTTTACACCGCCTGCGCCCAGAAATCCAACGCCGCGTATCTGGCGGTGGACGCCGCGCTGGCGGAAGTAAAAACCGGCCCCGCGCGCGAGGTGCCGCTTCACCTGCGCGACGCCAGCCTGGACGGCGAGGCGCGCGGCCACGGCAAAGGCTATCTTTACCCGCACAATTTTCCCGGACATCACGTAAAGCAGGAATATATGCCGAACCATAAAATCTTCTACAACCCCTCCGGCGAGGGCCGCGAAGCCGCAATCGCCGAGCGGCTTAAGAAGTTAAGAAAATGA
- a CDS encoding exodeoxyribonuclease VII small subunit produces the protein MTKKTNGFEAKLTRLEQIVEKLESGETGLEESLKMFEEGTTLSNELSAKLEEVRLKIEKLTRTPQGAIKTEPFEPETDEQQ, from the coding sequence ATGACCAAAAAAACCAACGGTTTTGAAGCCAAACTCACCCGGCTTGAACAGATAGTGGAAAAGCTGGAATCCGGCGAGACCGGCCTTGAAGAATCGCTAAAAATGTTTGAGGAAGGCACAACCCTCTCAAACGAACTTTCCGCAAAACTGGAAGAAGTCCGCCTGAAAATAGAAAAACTAACCCGCACCCCCCAAGGCGCAATAAAAACCGAACCATTCGAGCCGGAAACCGATGAACAGCAATAG